AATACGAACAGAGATGTGGGTCTTTTGCCACTGTTTCTTTTCTCAACGAAGCCTCTTTCAGGAATCAGTATTCGGTAAGTAGTACCCAGTATTCCTGATCACTGTCAAGGGAAAAGACCCCACAAGATACGACGGCTACGGGAAGGCTCGATTTGCACCAGCGTAAGCTATGTTTTAGAGACATGATAAAGGTTTCGGACAGTGGGGCGAAAAAAGAGGGTGATTTCAGTCACCCCATATCGCTAATCATCGATTAGGTTTGGTTGCGGGGGCAGGATTTGAACCTGCGACCTTTGGGTTATGAGCCCAACGAGCTACCGAACTGCTCCACCCCGCATTCGGGAGTATAGGGGATGGAGCGCGCAGTGTCAAGCGACCTGTCGGCCGTCGCGAGCATGCCGCACGCGGCCGAGATATCCTGTCCTCGACTCTCCCGGATGGTGGCAATGTAGCCGGCCCGTTCCAGGATCTTTTGGAAGGCTTCGGTCCGCTGCCGGGAGGAACGGTGAAACGGAATCTCCGGTGCCTCATTCAAGGGGATGAGATTTACCTTGCACCGGATGCCCTTGAGCAACTTTACCAGGCGGTGGGCATCTTCGACATGATCGTTCACTCCCGCCATCAGGACGTATTCGAATGTCATGCGGCGTCGGGGCGGGAGAGGAAATTCGCGGCAGGCCCGGAGGAGTTCACTCAGGGGATACCGGTCATTGATGGGTATGAGGTCATTGCGCACCTCGTCCGTGGTCGCAGTGAGAGACACGGCTAGGTTCACTCTGAGATCGGATCGGGCCAACCGACGAATCCCTGGTACCAGACCGACGGTCGATACGGTGATCCGCCGAGGAGAAAAGCCGAGCCCTGTCTTGGCGGTGAGGATCTGCAAGGCTTTCTCGGTGGCGGCATAGTTCGCCAACGGCTCCCCCATCCCCATCAGGACGATGTGCGTAATGTGCTCTCCGGGCGCAAGCGTACTGGCGAGGGCCAGCACCTGGCCGGCGATCTCGGCCGGGCGCAGGTTCCGGTGAAGTCCCATCGTGGCCGTAAGGCAAAAGCGGCATCCCATTGCGCAGCCGGCCTGGCTGGAGATGCAGGCGGTCAGGCGACGCGCTTCCGGAATCAACACTGCCTCGATTTCCTCTCCATCCGAGAGTCGAAGGAGTAATTTTCGGGTCCCGTCCCGGGAAGATTGGACCCCCACCACCGATAGCGCGCTGAGGCGTGCCTGCGCCACCAAGGCCTCGCGGCAGGCCCTGGGCAGGTCTGTCATCTCGCTAATGGTGTGAATCTGACGCTTCCACAGCCAGCGAAATATCTGTCGCGCCCGGTAGGGAGGCTCCCCGAAACCTCCAATCCATTCCGTAAGCTCCGACAGCGTGAAGTCACGCAGATCGGGCACCTGGACCGCTGCCATCGAGACGGCTGTCACTGCTTGAGTTCCTCCAACATCCTTCGGGCGTACTCTGCCGACGGGCCATCCCGCTCTAGCTCGAGCACCCGCTGGAAGGACATCCGGGCCTTTTTGGTCTTGCCGGCCTGCACGTACGCAACCCCCAGGTTTCGCTGATAGAGAGCGACCCTCGGCTGCAGGCGGGTCGCCTCGGTAAACTCTCCAATGGCCAGATCGTTCTTTCCCTGCTGAAGGTGCAAGCGTCCCAGATTGTTGTGCGCATCCACATAATCCCGGTCGATATCCAAGGCGCGCCTGTACTCCCGAATCGCGTCATCTATGTTCCCCTCGCGTTCGAAAATTCTGGCCAGATTGAAGTAGGCAAATTGGGGGGTCACGTAAAAGGGGTCTTTGAGCACCTCCTTGAGAGTGGCCCGTGCCATCTCGAGATCGCCGTTGAGCAAATAGGCACTCGCCAGGTTGTTCTTGGCCTCAACAAATTTCGGATCGATTCGGATCGCCTCCTGGAACTCGCTGATGGCAGCGTCGAGCTGTCGATTAAACATAAATGCCATGGCGAGGGCATCATGATAAAGCGGATCGGAAGGATTCAGCTCCACCGCCTTGGCAAACTCCGGCAGGGCCTGTTGATAACTCCCGATGTTAAAATACGCCAGCCCCAGCTGATAATGGGTTTGCGCCGACCGCCGCGGATCAACCTTGGGCTTCTTGGCACACCCCACTAGGAACACCGCGAGCACAGCCATCCACAGAAAGAGCCGAAGAATCTTCATCCCTTTCTCCTCAGATGCTTCTACCCTTTCGGGTTCTTCGACGCAACTGGTATTTCCGGACTGCCCGATTGTGTTCCTTCAGCGTCCGGGAGAACTGATGGGTTCCATCGTTCTTGGAGACGAAGTACAGATAGCTGACCCGGGCTGGGTATAGTGCCGCTTTGAGGGCCGCCGCCCCCGGGCTGGCAATGGGCCCCGGGGGGAGACCGTAGTGGACGTAGGTGTTGTAGGGATGCTTTTCTCGAAGGTCGCGGTACCGAATCCGGCCCTGCCGGCGTCTCCCATAAAGGACGGTCGGGTCGGCCTGTAGTCGCATGCCGCGCCTGAGGCGGTTGTAAAAAACCCCTGCGATGATCGGCTTCTCTCGATCGACCAACGCCTCTTTCTCAATAATGGAGGCGAGAGTCACGACCTCGTACAGGCTCATCCCATGCCGGCGAGCCCGAAGCTCATCCGCGCCAGAGAAGGCCCGAAAGAACCGCTGCACCATCGCGTCGATGACCGCTTCTTCTTTCGTTCCCTTGATAAAATGGTACGTGTCGGGGAAGAGAAAACCCTCCATCGAATCGGCCTCGGGCATGTAGTAGCTGGCCACCGCAGGATCCCTGGTCAGTCGCAGAAACCGATCTATATCCACCAGCCCTTCCGCATCGAGCAGCCTGGCAATCTGCCAGAGACTGCTGCCCTCAGGAATGGTCACCTTGTGGACCAGGACCTCGCCTTCCTCGAGGATCCGGATGACGTCCAACAGTCCCATCGAGGAGGTGAACTCGTACTCCCCGGCCTTCAATCGGTCTGAGGAACCACGAAGATAGGTGAAAAGGTGGAAAAGGAAAGGGTCCTGGATGACGCCTACCTGCTTGAGCAGGTCGGCAATCTCACTCCCCCGGCTGTCGGGCTTGATATAAACGACCCTGCGCTCTCCGTCACGATAGCCGGAACTCATGGCGGGATGAAGGACCAGGTACGTTCGTACCCCGAAGACGGTCGTCACCACCGCCAGGCCTAGGCCGACGATCCACGTCGCGAGTCGGCGACCACGGATCCTCACGCTACGTATCCCTCCTCTGACGGTCCAGGTAACTTTGCAGGATCAACAGGGCTGCCACACTATCCCGCAACTGCTGGCGCCGCTGCCGACGTACGCCCCCCTCTATCAGGGCCCGCTCCGCTGCGACCGTACTGTATCGTTCATCCCAGAGGACGACCGGGACGGCCAGGGTGTTCTCCAGGTGTTCAGCAAAGTGCTGAGCGTTGGAGGCTCGCTCCCCAACGCTGCCGCTCAGGTGTTTTGGATACCCAACGACGACCCGCTCGACCCCCCAGGTCCCCACCAGGTCCTTCAGATGTGCCACATCTGCCTGCTTCCCCTTCCGACGCCACGTCGGCAGGGGTTGAGCCGTAATCATGAGCTCGTCACTGATGGCCAGGCCCATGCGAACCTCACCGAGGTCAATGGCCAGAACTCTCGCCACAGATCCCGATCCTCAATCGGTGCTTTCTCCGCGAGAAAGGTCGCCCCACGGGGACGAATCTTGCCCACATAGTTACAATTATGCTACCACAGAAGGGACCGCGATGCCAGTTCCCCGGTCCCCACTTTCCTCACTACAGCAAGCAATACAGGGGCTTTGATGCGGCGGCGACTTCTCAGTATCTATCACCGGCTCTACGGCCAGCTCGGTCCACAGGGCTGGTGGCCCGGGCGCAGCCGATTCGAAGTAATCGTCGGGGCCATCCTCACCCAGAACACTAACTGGGGAAACGTCGAAAAAGCCATTCGCCGCCTCCGCCAGGAAAAGATGCTAAGCCCGTCAGCGATATCAGCCCTGTCCCGACGGCGCCTGGCGGCGCTGATCCGGCCGGCCGGCACCTTTGCCGTCAAGGCGGGGCGGCTCCAAAACTTCCTCGCCTTTCTCCGGAAGCGATACGGGGGGAGCCTCCGACGTCTGTTCCGGGACGAACCCGTGAGGATCCGGGAGGCCCTCCTCCAGGTCTCGGGGATCGGTCCAGAAACGGCGGATTCCATCCTTTTGTATGCGGGGAACATACCGGTCTTTGTCGTTGACGCGTACACCAGGCGGATCTTCTCCCGCCATCGGCTGATTTCCCACCAGGCCCCCTACCACGAAGTCCAGGCCCTCTTCATGAATCACCTCCCGCGGGATGCGCAGCTCTACAACGAATACCATGCGCTTCTCGTGGCGGTCGGGAAAGAGTACTGCCGCTCCATCCCCCGATGCGACAGCTGCCCTCTCCGCTGGGACCTCGAACACCATGGGATTCCCCTCCCTGTAGGGGATTATCCGATGACCGACGACCGATGACAGGAGAATTTCGAATTTGGGACTTCGAGTCGTGAGCGGTTCGGCCGAGCTCACCGTCGAGGCCCTCAGTCGAACGATTTCGGGTTTCGGATGTAAACCGCGGTTCTCTCAAATTCGACATTCGCAATTCGAAATCCGAAATCGCCTCACTCTCGACTTGCCCTGAGCACAGTCGAAGGGCTCTCAACTCTGAATGGTATTCTTGACTCCCGGCATGAGGTATGATATCCCTCTCGGCTGCTGAGGTCGTCATGCAGATCGGACTAATGGCGGACTCCCACGACCATCTCCCCCGGATCGAGCAGGCGGTCGAGCTCTTTAACCATCACCACGTGAAGTTTGTGGTCCACGCAGGGGACTTTGTGGCCCCCTTTGCGTTGGCCCCCCTCGAACGTCTCCATTGTGAGTGGGTAGGGGTGTTTGGCAATAATGATGGGGAGCGGGCGGGCCTCGAGAAACGATCACAGGGCCGAATCAAGGCGGGACCCCTCCGGATAGAGCTCGACCGCAAACGTCTCACCGTCATTCACATTTTGGAAGAGCTGGACCGTGACCGTGAACAGGCGGACCTCATCGTCTTCGGCCATACCCATCAGGCCGAGATCCGACAAGATCGGGATGTGTTGCTGATCAATCCTGGAGAAACGTATGGATGGTTACACGGCCAGGCCACGGTGGCCATCGTGGATCTTCCAACCCTCAAGGTGGAGCTGATCGATCTATGATCAAATTCAAGGTAAAAACCGAAACGCGAGAAGCATTCTACGAGATCACCTCGGAGGTCCAACGGGCAGTGGACAGGTCGGGGGTGAGTGAGGGGATCTGTCACATCTATGTCCCCCACACCACCGCTGCCGTCCTCATCCAGGAAGCGCACGACCCGGCGGTTGCCCGGGATATCGTCACCCACCTCCGCCGCCTCATCCCCCGCGAGGCTGGCTTCCAGCATCAGGAGGACAACGCCGATTCTCACATCAAGGCCACGGCCGTCGGCAATACGGTTCCAGTCTTTGTCGAGCAAGGAAAGCTCTGCCTCGGAACCTGGCAGGGGATCTTTTTCTGCGAGTTTGACGGACCCCGGACCCGGGAGGTCTGGGTCAAGGTTCAGGGGTGAGACTCGCTGCATTGTGACGGACGGACGTCATGGAGTCGCCCGGCGAGTTTCTCGGCCGGGCGCTCTTGTCTTCGGCCACCACCATCGAGGGGATATATCGATGAAGACAGCGCGGGGCCCCATCGAAGAGGAAGATGACCGTACCTGAGACGAGGGCGTGGCACGGGCGGATCGGGTGGCTCTTGATCGCGGTCTGCTGGCCGCTCAACTGGTTGTGGCCCGGGATGCGGACACACCTGCTTTTTTTTCCCCTGTGGCTCGGCTACATCCTGGCCATTGATGCATGGGTGCTCCGCCGCACCGGCAGCTCGCTCCTCACGCGATCGCCTCGGGACTTCGCGACATTCTTCATCATCTCGCTGCCAGTCTGGTGGCTCTTCGAGATTCTCAACTGGCGGACCGGGAACTGGCAATATCTCGGTCGCGAACACTTCAGCAACCTGGAATACTTCGTCTTCGCCTCACTGAGCTTTTCCACCGTCATCCCGGCAGTCTTCAGCACGGCTGAATTCGTAGGCACGTTTGGCTGGATCGAGCGGTTCGCTCATGGCCCGCGCGTGCCGGCCACGAACCGCATCTGCCGTGGATTTTTCCTGACCGGCTGCGCCATGATCGGCTTGCTCTTGGCGTGGCCCACCTACTTTTACCCGTTCATGTGGGCATCTCTCTTTTTCATCGTGGAACCGATCAACGTGTGGCTCGGCAGACGATCCATTCTGACCCGTCTGCAACGTGGTGACTGGCGCACGGTCATCGCGCTCTGGACCGGTGCGCTCACCTGCGGGTTCTTCTGGGAGATGTGGAACTACTTCTCGTACCCGAAGTGGACGTATCATGTCCCCTTCGCCAGCTTCTGGCATCTGTTCGAGATGCCACTCCTCGGCTATCTGGGCTACCTGCCCTTTGCGCTGGAACTCTTCGTAATTGTCCACCTCGTGCGAAAGCGCCCGCCTGAGCTGCGCATTGGTGGATCTGAAGGGGAGCGTCCAGAGGGAAACATGCGGTATACGCCCGCCTGAGGAGGTCAGGATCCGGGGTCGATGGCCTTTAGGAGGGCGTGGAGGGCAAAATTATACGGGGTGGGTACCCCCGCCGCCTTTCCCTTTTGAACCACGATTCCGTTGAGCGCGTCCGCCTCAAGCCGCCTGCCCGCTTCGAGGTCCTGTCGCATCGAGGTCTTCATCCCGATGGCGGCCGTGGCGGTCCAATGGAGCAGTTTGTCGACGGCGTCTTCGGGCAGTTCAACTCCCTGGGATGCCGCCACCGTTCGGACCTCCTCCATCACTGCTCGGGCCAGTGCCTTGGCCTCTGGACGTCGGAGCAAGATGTCGATCTCGCCCCCGACCAGGGCGTTCAGGGCATTGAAAGCAGCATTCCAGCAGAGCTTCCTCCACAAGGCCGCCTGAATGTCGGAGGAAATCTCGACGGGGAGACCGGCTTCGCGGAGGGTCTGCTCCAGGCGTTTCCCCCGTTCGCTGATTCCGCCGGTGAGCTCGCCAAAGACGATCCGGCCATCAGCCGTATGCACGATCACACCGGGCTCGGTAACCCCGGCCCCAATGTAGGCAACTCCCCCAAGGACCTTCTCGTCCCCGGCGATCGTGGCGATCTTTGCTTCATTATCCACCCCGTTCTGAAGCGACAGGATGACGGTTCCCTCCCGGATAATGGCAAGACACTGGTGAGCGGCCGACTCCGTATCATACGACTTCACACAGAAAAGAATCAGATCCGCCGGCCCGATCTCTTTGGGATCCCCCACGGCCTTGACCGGGACCGAAAACTCTCCCTGGTAGCTCTTGATGTGAATCCCGCGCGCCTTGATGGCCTCCAGATGCTTGCCCCGGGCAATCAATGTCACATCCACTCCCCCCCTGTGGAGGAGCGCCCCGAAGTACGCACCCACGGCCCCGGCCCCCATCACCGCAACCTTCACGCCTTACTCCTTGCCTCGCACGATCGCCCCGGTACCAGTCTCACACGAATGGTGAACTAACCGCGGGCACTCTAACACAGCACATGTTTCGAGAGAAGGGATAGGGGCTCATGAGTGAGCCTTGGAGCCTGATGCCTCTCCGGCTTATAATTTGCATATTGGGGAATATCAAAGGACAATGGTTTCGAGAGAACAACCCGTAATGGTAGCGGGGCAGGATTTGAATCACGTTGAACAGGACACTCGTGAGATGGGCCGGGAGATCTTCGCCCGTCTGCAGAAGGCATCGCCCTCGATCTTTTCCCGACACGGCTGGGACACCCGCATGCTGGAGTGGTGCATGCGGGACGAACAGTTGAAAGTCGGACTGTTCCGGTTCATCGATGTCCTGCCCACCCTCACGACGAGCGAGCAGGTAATCCACCACCTGCGGGAGTATCTCGTCCCCCATGAGAAGTCGCTTCCCGCGGCCTTCCGCTGGAGTCTTCGACTCGCCTCGCCGAGATCGCCCGGAGCCCCGGCATTGGCCTTTGCCGTCCGTTGGAACGCCCGGCGCCTGGCCCGGCGTTTCATCGCTGGGGAAACTGTCGAGGAGGCGGTCGCAGTCACCCAGAGGCTGAGAGACCGGCACATGGCCTTCACCCTCGATATCCTAGGGGAGGCGACGGTCAGCGAGCACGAGGCCGAAGCGTACCAGCAGCGGTGCCTCGACCTGCTGGACGCGTTAGTTCAGCATGCGAGGCGGTGGCAAACCAGCGACCTCCTCGACCGAGATCATCGGGGCAACCTGCCTCGTGTGAATGTCTCGCTCAAGCTCACCTCACTCTACTCCCAGTTCGATCCCCTCGATCAAGAAGGGAGCGTCAAGGTCGTCAAAGCCCGCCTGCGATCTATTCTGCGACGAGCGCAAGCGGTGGGGGCTTTCATCACCGTCGACATGGAGCAATACGAGTGGAAGGACCTTACCCTCCGGATCTTCAAAGAGCTACTCACAGAGGAGGAGTTCGGGACGTTCGAAGACGTCGGGATCGTGCTCCAGGCGTATCTGAAAGATACCGAACGTGATTTCCATGATCTGCTCACCTGGATCAAAGAGCGACGAACGTCAATCGGGCTTCGCCTCGTCAAAGGGGCGTACTGGGATTACGAGGTGGTCATTGCCCAGCAGAAGGGATGGCCGGTCCCGGTCTTTACGGAGAAGTGGGAGACCGATGCAACCTTCGAGAAGCTCATCCCCCTCATGCTCCAGCATCATGATCTGTTCCGTCCTGCCATCGCAAGTCACAACATCCGCTCTATCGCGCACGCCTTGGCCTGGGCCCGGTACCTCAGGATCCCCGAGAAGGCTTTGGAATTCCAAATGCTCTATGGCATGGGGGACCCGATCAAGGAAGCCCTGACGGGGATGGGGCAGCGGGTTCGAGTGTACACTCCGCTCGGCGCGCTGATCCCGGGGATGGGGTATCTTGTTCGGCGGCTGCTCGAGAACACCTCCAATGAATCCTTTCTGAAACTGAGCTTTGCCGAGCATCGCTCCCCGGAGGAGCTACTCAAACGCCCCCAGCCTCACGCGGTCGAAAGGGCCCCAGCCGAGACACCTGTTGTGCAGCCAAGCGCCCAGCCTGCGCCGTTTTGTAACGAGCCAGAGACCGACTTTGCCAAGGAGGAGTCCCGTGGTGAAATGCGGGAAGCCCTGGCTTCCGTGCGAGGCCAGTTTGGCCGCGTGTACCCCTTGGTGATCGGAGGAGAAGAGGTCCGAACGGCGCGAGAGTTGGATTCGCGCAACCCTGCCTGCCCTGACGAGACCGTCGGCCGAAGCACCCTCGC
This portion of the Candidatus Methylomirabilota bacterium genome encodes:
- the rlmN gene encoding 23S rRNA (adenine(2503)-C(2))-methyltransferase RlmN, producing the protein MAAVQVPDLRDFTLSELTEWIGGFGEPPYRARQIFRWLWKRQIHTISEMTDLPRACREALVAQARLSALSVVGVQSSRDGTRKLLLRLSDGEEIEAVLIPEARRLTACISSQAGCAMGCRFCLTATMGLHRNLRPAEIAGQVLALASTLAPGEHITHIVLMGMGEPLANYAATEKALQILTAKTGLGFSPRRITVSTVGLVPGIRRLARSDLRVNLAVSLTATTDEVRNDLIPINDRYPLSELLRACREFPLPPRRRMTFEYVLMAGVNDHVEDAHRLVKLLKGIRCKVNLIPLNEAPEIPFHRSSRQRTEAFQKILERAGYIATIRESRGQDISAACGMLATADRSLDTARSIPYTPECGVEQFGSSLGS
- a CDS encoding tetratricopeptide repeat protein; the protein is MKILRLFLWMAVLAVFLVGCAKKPKVDPRRSAQTHYQLGLAYFNIGSYQQALPEFAKAVELNPSDPLYHDALAMAFMFNRQLDAAISEFQEAIRIDPKFVEAKNNLASAYLLNGDLEMARATLKEVLKDPFYVTPQFAYFNLARIFEREGNIDDAIREYRRALDIDRDYVDAHNNLGRLHLQQGKNDLAIGEFTEATRLQPRVALYQRNLGVAYVQAGKTKKARMSFQRVLELERDGPSAEYARRMLEELKQ
- the mltG gene encoding endolytic transglycosylase MltG gives rise to the protein MRIRGRRLATWIVGLGLAVVTTVFGVRTYLVLHPAMSSGYRDGERRVVYIKPDSRGSEIADLLKQVGVIQDPFLFHLFTYLRGSSDRLKAGEYEFTSSMGLLDVIRILEEGEVLVHKVTIPEGSSLWQIARLLDAEGLVDIDRFLRLTRDPAVASYYMPEADSMEGFLFPDTYHFIKGTKEEAVIDAMVQRFFRAFSGADELRARRHGMSLYEVVTLASIIEKEALVDREKPIIAGVFYNRLRRGMRLQADPTVLYGRRRQGRIRYRDLREKHPYNTYVHYGLPPGPIASPGAAALKAALYPARVSYLYFVSKNDGTHQFSRTLKEHNRAVRKYQLRRRTRKGRSI
- the ruvX gene encoding Holliday junction resolvase RuvX, yielding MARVLAIDLGEVRMGLAISDELMITAQPLPTWRRKGKQADVAHLKDLVGTWGVERVVVGYPKHLSGSVGERASNAQHFAEHLENTLAVPVVLWDERYSTVAAERALIEGGVRRQRRQQLRDSVAALLILQSYLDRQRRDT
- a CDS encoding endonuclease III domain-containing protein, producing MRRRLLSIYHRLYGQLGPQGWWPGRSRFEVIVGAILTQNTNWGNVEKAIRRLRQEKMLSPSAISALSRRRLAALIRPAGTFAVKAGRLQNFLAFLRKRYGGSLRRLFRDEPVRIREALLQVSGIGPETADSILLYAGNIPVFVVDAYTRRIFSRHRLISHQAPYHEVQALFMNHLPRDAQLYNEYHALLVAVGKEYCRSIPRCDSCPLRWDLEHHGIPLPVGDYPMTDDR
- a CDS encoding metallophosphoesterase, producing the protein MQIGLMADSHDHLPRIEQAVELFNHHHVKFVVHAGDFVAPFALAPLERLHCEWVGVFGNNDGERAGLEKRSQGRIKAGPLRIELDRKRLTVIHILEELDRDREQADLIVFGHTHQAEIRQDRDVLLINPGETYGWLHGQATVAIVDLPTLKVELIDL
- a CDS encoding secondary thiamine-phosphate synthase enzyme YjbQ: MIKFKVKTETREAFYEITSEVQRAVDRSGVSEGICHIYVPHTTAAVLIQEAHDPAVARDIVTHLRRLIPREAGFQHQEDNADSHIKATAVGNTVPVFVEQGKLCLGTWQGIFFCEFDGPRTREVWVKVQG
- a CDS encoding 2-dehydropantoate 2-reductase — translated: MKVAVMGAGAVGAYFGALLHRGGVDVTLIARGKHLEAIKARGIHIKSYQGEFSVPVKAVGDPKEIGPADLILFCVKSYDTESAAHQCLAIIREGTVILSLQNGVDNEAKIATIAGDEKVLGGVAYIGAGVTEPGVIVHTADGRIVFGELTGGISERGKRLEQTLREAGLPVEISSDIQAALWRKLCWNAAFNALNALVGGEIDILLRRPEAKALARAVMEEVRTVAASQGVELPEDAVDKLLHWTATAAIGMKTSMRQDLEAGRRLEADALNGIVVQKGKAAGVPTPYNFALHALLKAIDPGS
- the pruA gene encoding L-glutamate gamma-semialdehyde dehydrogenase; protein product: MVAGQDLNHVEQDTREMGREIFARLQKASPSIFSRHGWDTRMLEWCMRDEQLKVGLFRFIDVLPTLTTSEQVIHHLREYLVPHEKSLPAAFRWSLRLASPRSPGAPALAFAVRWNARRLARRFIAGETVEEAVAVTQRLRDRHMAFTLDILGEATVSEHEAEAYQQRCLDLLDALVQHARRWQTSDLLDRDHRGNLPRVNVSLKLTSLYSQFDPLDQEGSVKVVKARLRSILRRAQAVGAFITVDMEQYEWKDLTLRIFKELLTEEEFGTFEDVGIVLQAYLKDTERDFHDLLTWIKERRTSIGLRLVKGAYWDYEVVIAQQKGWPVPVFTEKWETDATFEKLIPLMLQHHDLFRPAIASHNIRSIAHALAWARYLRIPEKALEFQMLYGMGDPIKEALTGMGQRVRVYTPLGALIPGMGYLVRRLLENTSNESFLKLSFAEHRSPEELLKRPQPHAVERAPAETPVVQPSAQPAPFCNEPETDFAKEESRGEMREALASVRGQFGRVYPLVIGGEEVRTARELDSRNPACPDETVGRSTLADVDAAERALDAATRAFPGWASTSPGARAELLFNVATLVRRRRVELAAWEVYEVGKTWSEADADVAEAIDYLEYYGREMIRLGEVRRLGDAPGEVNEYLYRPRGVALIIAPWNFPLAILTGMTSAALVTGNTAIMKPAEQSPVIAWHLMETFREAGFPPGVVNYLPGLGEEVGEHLVKSPHIDLVAFTGSRPVGLRIYGLAAKTEKGQRGPKRVITEMGGKNAIIVDEDADLDEAVRGVISAAFGYAGQKCSACSRAIVVRSAYDLFLRRLVEAVASLKVGPADDPGTAVGPLIDAEAHQRVVRYIEAGRAKAKLVWETDISHLKSGYFVGPTIFAEVPPLATIAQEEIFGPVLAVIPATDFEEALRTANETEYALTGGLYSRSPAHIQRVKEAFQVGNLYINRKITGAFVGRQPFGGFKMSGIGSKAGGPDYLLQFVEPRTITENTIRRGFAPPDPDS